The following coding sequences are from one Phalacrocorax carbo chromosome 13, bPhaCar2.1, whole genome shotgun sequence window:
- the PPA1 gene encoding inorganic pyrophosphatase — translation MAGYSVEERAAPHSLEYRLFFKDAAGRYISPFHDIPIYADAGKNVFNMVVEVPRWTNAKMEIATKDPLNPIKQDVKKGKLRYVANVFPHKGYIWNYGAIPQTWEDPGHKDENTGCCGDNDPIDVCEIGSKVCSRGEVIQVKVLGTLALIDEGETDWKIIAINVEDPEADNYNDINDVRRMKPGYLEATVDWFRRYKVPDGKPENQFAFNGEFKDKDFAVNVIKSTHEHWKALVAKKTDGGEINCTNLTVSDSPFCCSQECAKATVDAAPPCKAANPIPPEVDKWFYYQKN, via the exons ATGGCTGGCTACAGCGTGGAGGAGCGCGCCGCGCCTCACAGCCTGGAGTACCGGCTTTTCTTCA AGGACGCCGCCGGGCGCTACATCTCCCCCTTCCACGATATCCCCATCTACGCGGACGCCGGGAAG aaTGTGTTTAACATGGTTGTGGAAGTACCTCGATGGACAAATGCTAAAATGGAG ATTGCAACAAAGGATCCCTTAAACCCAATCAAGCAAGatgtgaagaaaggaaaactgcGCTATGTGGCTAATGTGTTTCCTCATAAGGGTTATATCTGGAATTACGGTGCTATCCCCCAG ACTTGGGAAGACCCAGGTCACAAAGATGAAAACACTGGCTGCTGTGGAGATAACGATCCCATTGATGTGTGCGAAATTGGAAGCAAG GTCTGCTCTCGAGGAGAAGTCATCCAAGTGAAGGTGCTGGGCACACTGGCACTGATTGATGAGGGAGAGACAGACTGGAAGATAATTGCTATCAATGTTGAAGACCCTGAAGCAGACAACTATAACG ATATCAATGATGTCAGAAGGATGAAACCTGGATACTTAGAAGCTACAGTGGATTGGTTCAGACGATACAAAGTACCTGACGGAAAGCCAGAAAACCAGTTTGCTTTTAACGGAGAATTTAAAGACAAG GATTTTGCAGTGAACGTCATCAAAAGCACTCACGAACACTGGAAAGCTTTAGTAGCGAAGAAAACCGACGGAGGGGAGATCAACTG CACAAATCTGACGGTGTCTGACAGCCCCTTCTGCTGTAGTCAAGAGTGTGCAAAAGCTACTGTGGATGCA GCACCACCGTGTAAAGCTGCCAACCCGATCCCACCCGAAG TTGACAAGTGGTTCTACTACCAGAAGAACTAA